A window of the Chionomys nivalis chromosome 25, mChiNiv1.1, whole genome shotgun sequence genome harbors these coding sequences:
- the Arhgap9 gene encoding rho GTPase-activating protein 9 isoform X2 gives MEQTETLIRNSGASQPQEWLDAQGLPSLSRSRGSPWGDLSDQPAALHSSQPQLDDPHEEKSGLINMTKIAQGGRKLRKNWGPAWVVLTGNSLVFYRERPPQSAPSQGWAPAGSRPESSVDLRGAALANGRHLSSRRNVLHIRTVPGHEFLLQSDEEPELRAWHRALRAVIERLDRENPLELRLSGSGPAELAELSAGEDDELESEPVSKPLLRLSSRRISSRGAEGTEQKNRVRNKLKRLIAKRPTLQSLQERGLFRDQVFGCQLESLCQREGDTVPSFVRLCVEAVDKKGLDVDGIYRVSGNLAVVQKLRFLVDRERAVTSDGRYMFPEQPGQEGKLDLDSAEWDDIHVITGALKLFLRELPQPLMPPPLLPHFRDALELSEPDQCLSEIKKLVDLLPKPNRDTLQYILEHLCRVIAHSDKNRMTAHNLGIVFGPTLFRPEQETSDMTAHVFYPGQLIQLMLNNFASLFT, from the exons ATGGAGCAGACAGAGACTCTGATTAGGAACAGTGGGGCCTCGCAACCTCAGGAATGGCTTGATGCACAG GGTTTACCAAGCCTCAGCCGGAGCAGGGGCAGCCCCTGGGGAGACCTGTCGGACCAGCCAGCAGCCCTGCATTCCTCTCAGCCACAGCTGGATGACCCCCAC GAGGAAAAGTCAGGTCTGATCAACATGACCAAGATTGCTCAAGGAGGGCGTAAACTCAG gAAGAACTGGGGCCCGGCTTGGGTGGTGTTAACTGGTAACAGCCTTGTGTTCTACCGAGAGCGGCCGCCGCAGTCTGCGCCGTCCCAAGGCTGG GCGCCCGCTGGAAGCCGGCCGGAAAGCAGCGTGGACCTGCGCGGGGCGGCCCTGGCTAATGGGCGCCACCTGTCCAGCCGCCGCAACGTCCTGCAC ATCCGGACGGTCCCCGGCCATGAGTTCCTGCTGCAGTCGGACGAGGAGCCAGAGCTGCGAGCCTGGCATCGCGCGCTGCGGGCGGTCATCGAGCGGCTG GATCGGGAGAACCCCCTAGAGCTGCGTCTATCCGGCTCGGGACCCGCAGAGCTGGCGGAGCTGAGCGCTGGTGAGGATGACGAGTTGGAGTCAGAGCCGGTGTCCAAGCCACTGCTAAGGCTTAGCAGCCGCAGGATTTCCA GTCGGGGTGCCGAGGGCACTGAGCAGAAGAACCGCGTGCGGAACAAGTTAAAGCGGCTGATCGCCAAGAGACCAACCTTGCAGAGCCTTCAGGAGCGGGGCCTGTTCCGAG ACCAAGTGTTCGGTTGCCAGTTGGAATCGCTGTGCCAAAGGGAAGGGGACACTGTGCCCAGCTTTGTCCGGCTCTGTGTCGAGGCTGTGGATAAAAAAG GTCTAGATGTGGATGGCATTTACCGCGTGAGCGGGAACCTGGCAGTGGTCCAGAAACTGCGCTTCCTGGTAGACAGAG AACGGGCAGTCACCTCTGATGGGAGATACATGTTTCCAGAACAGCCGGGACAAG AAGGCAAATTAGATTTAGACAGTGCGGAATGGGATGATATTCATGTGATCACCGGGGCCTTGAAGCTTTTTTTACGGGAGCTGCCACAGCCTCTGATGCCTCCACCATTGCTGCCTCATTTTCGTGATGCCCTCG AACTTTCTGAGCCAGATCAGTGTctctctgaaataaaaaaattagtggACTTGTTGCCGAAGCCCAACCGTGACACACTGCAGTACATCCTGGAGCATTTATGCAG GGTGATCGCACACTCAGATAAGAACCGAATGACCGCCCACAACCTGGGAATTGTGTTTGGACCGACGCTGTTCCGCCCTGAGCAGGAGACCTCTGACATGACAGCCCACGTATTCTACCCTGGGCAGTTGATCCAGCTGATGCTCAACAACTTTGCAAGCCTCTTCACCTGA
- the Arhgap9 gene encoding rho GTPase-activating protein 9 isoform X1 produces MLSGRWWPSIWGNLGVSLQSPSQGPQLCVLYPFTYTGADGREVSLAEGDRFQLLRKTNSDWWLARRLGVSSWSRPIFVPAAYMTEESLSCPRLADSTHNASLWSPGTKMFHGSLEELYLSQEPQVTSEQPPPCSRKMCRSASMAYLKPCFLKPLREGPRERSLPQEGSMTEASTNTKPGSMEQTETLIRNSGASQPQEWLDAQGLPSLSRSRGSPWGDLSDQPAALHSSQPQLDDPHEEKSGLINMTKIAQGGRKLRKNWGPAWVVLTGNSLVFYRERPPQSAPSQGWAPAGSRPESSVDLRGAALANGRHLSSRRNVLHIRTVPGHEFLLQSDEEPELRAWHRALRAVIERLDRENPLELRLSGSGPAELAELSAGEDDELESEPVSKPLLRLSSRRISSRGAEGTEQKNRVRNKLKRLIAKRPTLQSLQERGLFRDQVFGCQLESLCQREGDTVPSFVRLCVEAVDKKGLDVDGIYRVSGNLAVVQKLRFLVDRERAVTSDGRYMFPEQPGQEGKLDLDSAEWDDIHVITGALKLFLRELPQPLMPPPLLPHFRDALELSEPDQCLSEIKKLVDLLPKPNRDTLQYILEHLCRVIAHSDKNRMTAHNLGIVFGPTLFRPEQETSDMTAHVFYPGQLIQLMLNNFASLFT; encoded by the exons ATGCTCTCAGGCCGGTGGTGGCCAAGTATCTGGGGAAATCTTGGAGTGAGTCTACAAAGCCCTTCTCAGGGACCCCAGCTCTGCGTTCTCTATCCCTTCACTTATACTGGGGCAGATGGCCGGGAGGTGTCTCTGGCTGAAGGTGACAGGTTCCAACTGCTTCGAAAGACCAACTCGGACTGGTGGTTGGCAAGGCGCCTAGGAGTGTCCTCCTGGTCCAGGCCCATCTTTGTTCCAGCTGCGTATATGACCGAGGAATCACTCTCCTGCCCCAGACTGGCAGACTCTACCCACAATGCATCCCTCTGGAGTCCTG GGACAAAGATGTTTCATGGCTCCCTGGAGGAACTCTACCTGTCTCAGGAACCCCAGGTTACTTCTGAGCAACCTCCTCCCTGTTCCCGCAAAATGTGCAGGAGTGCCAGCATGGCCTATTTGAAACCCTGCTTCCTGAAACCCCTCAGGGAAGGGCCAAGAGAAAGATCTCTCCCCCAGGAAGGCTCCATGACAGAGGCCAGTACCAACACG AAACCTGGCTCCATGGAGCAGACAGAGACTCTGATTAGGAACAGTGGGGCCTCGCAACCTCAGGAATGGCTTGATGCACAG GGTTTACCAAGCCTCAGCCGGAGCAGGGGCAGCCCCTGGGGAGACCTGTCGGACCAGCCAGCAGCCCTGCATTCCTCTCAGCCACAGCTGGATGACCCCCAC GAGGAAAAGTCAGGTCTGATCAACATGACCAAGATTGCTCAAGGAGGGCGTAAACTCAG gAAGAACTGGGGCCCGGCTTGGGTGGTGTTAACTGGTAACAGCCTTGTGTTCTACCGAGAGCGGCCGCCGCAGTCTGCGCCGTCCCAAGGCTGG GCGCCCGCTGGAAGCCGGCCGGAAAGCAGCGTGGACCTGCGCGGGGCGGCCCTGGCTAATGGGCGCCACCTGTCCAGCCGCCGCAACGTCCTGCAC ATCCGGACGGTCCCCGGCCATGAGTTCCTGCTGCAGTCGGACGAGGAGCCAGAGCTGCGAGCCTGGCATCGCGCGCTGCGGGCGGTCATCGAGCGGCTG GATCGGGAGAACCCCCTAGAGCTGCGTCTATCCGGCTCGGGACCCGCAGAGCTGGCGGAGCTGAGCGCTGGTGAGGATGACGAGTTGGAGTCAGAGCCGGTGTCCAAGCCACTGCTAAGGCTTAGCAGCCGCAGGATTTCCA GTCGGGGTGCCGAGGGCACTGAGCAGAAGAACCGCGTGCGGAACAAGTTAAAGCGGCTGATCGCCAAGAGACCAACCTTGCAGAGCCTTCAGGAGCGGGGCCTGTTCCGAG ACCAAGTGTTCGGTTGCCAGTTGGAATCGCTGTGCCAAAGGGAAGGGGACACTGTGCCCAGCTTTGTCCGGCTCTGTGTCGAGGCTGTGGATAAAAAAG GTCTAGATGTGGATGGCATTTACCGCGTGAGCGGGAACCTGGCAGTGGTCCAGAAACTGCGCTTCCTGGTAGACAGAG AACGGGCAGTCACCTCTGATGGGAGATACATGTTTCCAGAACAGCCGGGACAAG AAGGCAAATTAGATTTAGACAGTGCGGAATGGGATGATATTCATGTGATCACCGGGGCCTTGAAGCTTTTTTTACGGGAGCTGCCACAGCCTCTGATGCCTCCACCATTGCTGCCTCATTTTCGTGATGCCCTCG AACTTTCTGAGCCAGATCAGTGTctctctgaaataaaaaaattagtggACTTGTTGCCGAAGCCCAACCGTGACACACTGCAGTACATCCTGGAGCATTTATGCAG GGTGATCGCACACTCAGATAAGAACCGAATGACCGCCCACAACCTGGGAATTGTGTTTGGACCGACGCTGTTCCGCCCTGAGCAGGAGACCTCTGACATGACAGCCCACGTATTCTACCCTGGGCAGTTGATCCAGCTGATGCTCAACAACTTTGCAAGCCTCTTCACCTGA